Genomic DNA from Oncorhynchus clarkii lewisi isolate Uvic-CL-2024 chromosome 28, UVic_Ocla_1.0, whole genome shotgun sequence:
gggggggctctcaaCTTTGTTTTGGTTGGAGGATTCTATGGGTCATGTGAATCTCTGACAGTGGTCCTCATctcttgtcctgtcttgcctgaGGGCTGGTAGCCTATACTATTAATTTGATGGCACCCATTCCCCTGACATGTGTCTGTCCAGCTCTGTCCAGCTCTGTCCCGCCACGGATGTGGAGCGAGACAGATACTGTATAATGATCCTGCCCTACTAGTGCCTCATCAGCTCTGGTTACAGTACAGACTGTTCTCTGCAGATAGTGTCACAGACATCTGTGACATATGTGAAAGCAATGCAGTGTTTAACAGAAGTATAGCAGGTTTAACCAAGGCcggctagatagatagatagatagatagatagacagacagacagacagacagacagacagacagacagacagacagacagacagacagacagacagacagacagacagacagacagacagacagacagacagacagacagacagacagacagacagacagacagacagacagacagacagacagacagacagacagacagacagacagacagacagacagacagacagacagacagacagacagacagacagacagacagacagacagacagacagacaaatacatttaaattcctgacatttaatccaagtacaaattccctgtcttaggtcagttaggatcaccactttattttaagaatgtgaaatgtcagaataatagtaattataattattattatttatttaagcttttatttattttaccacattcccagtgggtcaaaagtttacatacactcaattagtatttggtagaattacctttaaattgtttaacttaggtcaaaggtttcaggttgccttccacaagcttcccacaataagttgggtgaatgttggcccattcctcctgacagagctggtgtaactgagtcaggtttgtaggcctccttgctcacgcacgctttttcagttctgctcacaaattttctatgggtttgaggtcagtgctttgtgatggccactccaataccttgactttgttgtccttaaggcattttgacacaactttggaagtatgattggggttattgtccatttggaagacccatttgcgaccaagcttgaacttcctgactgatgtcttgacatgttgcttcaatatatccacacaattttcctgcctcatgatgccatctattttgtgaagtgcaccagtccctcttgctgcaaagcagccccacaacatgatgctgccacccccgtgcttcaccgttgggatggtgttcttcggcttgcaaacatcccccttttcctccaaacataacgatggtcattaaggctaaacagttctatttttgtttcatcagaccagaggacatttctgcaAAAGCACAatccttgtccccatgtgcagttgcaaaccgtagtctggcttttttatggcggttttggagcagtggcttcttccttgctctttgttgatataggactcactttacagtggatatagatacctttgtacctgtttcctccggcatcttcaaaaggtcctttgctgttgttttgggattgatttgcacttgtcgCACCAAAGTATATTAATCTTTAGGAAActgaacacgtctccttcctgagctgtatgacggctgtgtggtcccatggtgtttatacttgcgtactattgtttgtacagatgaccgtggtacgttcatgcgtttggaaattgctcccaaggatgaaccagacatgtggagttctacaatttattttctgtggtcttggctgatttcttttgattttcccatgatgtcatgcaacgaggcactaagtttgaaggtaggccttgaaatacatccacaggtacacctccaattgactcaaatgatgtcaattagcctatcagaagcttctaaagtcatgacgtCATTTCTGGAATttaccaagctgtttaaaggcacaattaATTTAGTGTAAGTACACTTCTGACCCccaggaattgtgatacagtgaattataagtgaaataatctgtttgttaacaaatgatgtaaaaatggcttgtgtcatgcacaaagtagatgtcctaactgacttgccaaaactatagtttgttaacaagaaatttgtggagtggttgaaaaactagttttaatgactccaaagtGTATTTTatcttccgactttaactgtagatagatagatagatagatagatagatagatagatagatagatagatagatagatagatagatagatagatagatagattagtttattagtcacatgcacatggttgtAGATGTAATCGCAGGGTAAGGCGGAATTCTTATGGTCTGAGCTCAAACAGTATTGGTCAAAAAACGAGAAGTAAATGACACAATaataaacataataataataataatatacactgaatgtacaaaacattatgaacacctggtctttccatgacataaactgaccaggtgaatccaggtgaaagctatgatcccttattgatgtcacgtgctaaatccacttcaatcagtgtagatgaaggggaggagacaggttaaagaaggattattaagccttgagacatgtatTGTATATGTgagccattcagagagtgaatgggcaagatacaATATGtatgtgcctttgaatggggtatggtagtaagtgccaggtgCACAGGTTTGTTTCAAAAActacaatgctgctgggttttcaaGCTCAagagtttcctgtgtgtatcaagaatggtccaccacccaaaggccttccagtcaatttgacacaactgtgggaagcattggagtcaatatgggccagcatctGCTTTCAGACCTTATAGAGCATGCCCCGATGAATTTAGTccgttctgagggcaaaatggggggtgtaactcaatatttgCAAGGTGTTCTGCCTTCAGTCGGCTACAGTCGGCTGAGGCGGGCTTTAGAGCGTGGGGAGGTGTGACAGATACTGTAATATCTTATTGGCCAGACATGCCAGACAAACAGCCTGAACATCAAATCAGCAACACTAAAATATGATGTCGTTAATATCCAGACATTCCCACCGCATCATACGTAATGTAGCCTAGCCTATGGATAAATCAACGTGATATCGGGCAATTCAAAGGAGAGATTACACCTACCCATCCCCCGTTCTCTTGAATCCAGTTGTGCAGCGGTCCATTTAGATACTCCGTCATCCACCCAGCGATGTGGTCAACCTGCGACGTCATTTCCTTGTTCACGCATTCCACACATATTGTGCCACCGAACTCGAAGAAGGCGACAATTCGTCCCCAGTTAACCCCGTCCCTGAACAGCTCGTCTATCACCTCTCTGAATCTCCTTTCTGCCATAGAAGACGTGAGATACAATTGGTGTGACATCTCCGCAAAGTCGGGCTGGTACAGGCGTTCGAGTTCGTCCCCGGCCTCACGCAAAACTCTGTGAATAGCTGCAAGCGGGTCCGTTTGGGAGAGCGGTTTGGGAAGATGGGGGACGCTGCCCGGTCTGGCGTTATTGGCCCCGTGGCACCGCCGTGCCAAACCAGGCGGAGGAGAAATCATCGACCCATTATTATCAGCATCTTCCTCGGCATTCTCGAAATCCCACGCATATCCCATTTTCAAGAGTTTGTGACAAATGTACTTTTCCACTATACAGCGGTTGTCGTCGTTTGCCATTATGATTGGCACTGATAATGACCTCCACAATCCTAGTTTTTAAGAATAATACATCGTACTTATCAACATGCACTGCGCCGCGCAATACATCAGATCagacaaaaagtgtatttctgaGAAAAAGCTCTGGTCAAGTTTATAGGATACTATCGAACCGTGCAGAACGAAACACTGCAACGGGAGCGATGTGCGTGGATTGAAAAACGGTCCCTTCACCCAACTAGGCTGAAACCGTGAAAAAGTCCAAGTATATCCACGTAAGAATATCAAAATGTTTCCCCAATTGTGCTATCAAAAGGAAATATTCGAAGCCTTGATCAAAAAGTGGCTACAGTTATCTGTAGACTCCCAAATCCAGACAGCCAGAAATACGGAAGAGATTAAAATATTCTCGATGTGCACATaatgtagtctacactacaaaaaaataaaataaatacatgaccGAAAAACCACATAAGAAGATCAACGTCGCATGCATCCAGAATATTGTTACGCGTACGGAGAGACGTTTCGAGGGACTGTGCAGTGAAGACTGTATCCCACAATAATATTGCGGTCTGTGTTCCAGCTACACACTGTGGGTTGGTTGAACATTCTTTGCTGCTTTGCTGGTGAGGTATTTCTTACGTCACCCATAGAAAGTTATCACTTGTGCATTTGGAAACTCCACGTAGGCCTATGTGTCGTTCCTATTTGGTTACGTTTTATCTGTAGAGAAATGTTTGCCATGATAGGATTTTAACCTTTAATTCTTATCTAATGCAGAAAATGTTGCTATAACCCTAACATTTCCCCAATATTTTATGGGTCGAAATATGGCGAATAGCCATTTAAACTATTACGAACAGTAGCCTATCAATTcggatcaagttgtagaaataggTGAACCTTGCCTTATTTGAAGAATTAGAAGCTTCAAGCTTGCTTTCTTTGGCCCTGCCTGATTAACAATTGCTGAGCCCTTACTAGACAGGACTACACCATTCTGATTCCCCATGAGGGGACTGCTTTTATCTAGCATCCTTATGGACATCCATCCATCTCATTGGTGGACATATATTTTGATgttctctgtgtttttctctttcttccagtgtgtctgtgtatatctCGCTCAGTCACTCTACCTGCCTATATCTTCTACACATTCTCTGACAGGGCAACGCAGCCTCTAAATCCCCATGCAGTCTTCCTGCTGATCTGAGGGcactataccatagctactgtcTGCCCAGGCTGTTCTGTTCCCATGGAAGATGAAAGAATACTCATACAGAATACGTAAAACTGAACCCCCCCCAACAACTGCCCGGCCACAAGCACCTACTGTACATCAAAACTGTATAATGGTATGGAGTGGCACAGAACACCCACTCCACTCAGCTTCTGAATAGACAGGAGTCAGTTCAGAATCCAGCAAACACAGCTACACGTACAGTATAGGTTATACAGAATCACATAAAAGTTATTTAAAATAGACTAACCATAGTTGTGTTTTAAAAGGCCTGAGTCAACAGTACTGAGAGCAGACAAAAACATAGAGGGCATTTAGCAGAGGAAATGTCATTTTCCAAGGTTATTTATTTAGTTTTATCATGTAAGAAAATAAGACAAAGCAACATTGTTCTACTCCTTACATTTTTCTTTTCAATGGCACACAAGGTGAAATTCGTACACATTTGGCCAAAACAAAACAACCAATAAGATAGGAATGATATTCAGTAGCACTGTACTTAAACATTTTATAATCTTCTTTTAAATATCTCTGGACAACATCAATGAATGGGAAAACTAGAGCGTGACTGAGCATTTTAACAATGGTACAACTTGGTTGTAGTGTTTTAACATATTGTAAGCATAGGCTTGATTTGCAAAGCTTAAAATGTGTTCAAACAAAATAGCTTTTCCCATGAGCTACATATATCAAATGTCTATAAACATCAACATATATGTGTTGCTACCTAAAGATGACAGAGAGTCAGAGCTAACAATGTACAGATGAGGAAATGACAGGTATCGACACACTAAGCGCGGGACAGTGACAATGTGCCTTGAACCAATGTTAAATGAGAACCTCCGAGTTGAATCATCCATTCTCACGTTCTTATTTTGGGTTTAAGTAAGGCCTTTTTGAACAAAAACTAATCTGAAATTGACGAACAAAAACACACCAAAAGAGTTGGCATTTTCGCAGAAAAATCGAATTAACTGGTAAACCACAAGCGGCTTAAGCCACATTATTTTCTGTGAATAAATTCTATTATTTTATCATTAACATCATTCGTAGTTCTCTCTTAAGGCTTGGAATGGGTCCCCACAGTTGTAGT
This window encodes:
- the LOC139386546 gene encoding apoptosis regulator Bcl-2-like isoform X1 — encoded protein: MANDDNRCIVEKYICHKLLKMGYAWDFENAEEDADNNGSMISPPPGLARRCHGANNARPGSVPHLPKPLSQTDPLAAIHRVLREAGDELERLYQPDFAEMSHQLYLTSSMAERRFREVIDELFRDGVNWGRIVAFFEFGGTICVECVNKEMTSQVDHIAGWMTEYLNGPLHNWIQENGGWEAFVELYDRQRDSVFCSWPSIKTVFGLAALGAASLTIGAYLTQK
- the LOC139386546 gene encoding apoptosis regulator Bcl-2-like isoform X2, yielding MANDDNRCIVEKYICHKLLKMGYAWDFENAEEDADNNGSMISPPPGLARRCHGANNARPGSVPHLPKPLSQTDPLAAIHRVLREAGDELERLYQPDFAEMSHQLYLTSSMAERRFREVIDELFRDGVNWGRIVAFFEFGGTICVECVNKEMTSQVDHIAGWMTEYLNGPLHNWIQENGGWC